A single Leptolyngbya sp. FACHB-261 DNA region contains:
- a CDS encoding carbohydrate ABC transporter permease produces the protein MLQSVWVAMGKGAHRAMPRLTPYLFVLPALAVMTLVFFWPLLQAFYLSLTRYDIITPPEWVGLENFVRLWHDQAFWKALLNTVLFLVCVVPVLVALPLVLAILVNQKLRGVRWFRAAYYVPVVISMVVAGIAWKWLYSENGLLNQGLQSLSLPTVPWLTSPDIALFSVMAVTIWKGLGYYMVIYLAGLQGIPQDLYEAASIDGSEGVQQHWDITVPLMKPYLLLVGVISSISALKVFEEVYVMTRGGPLNSSKTIVYYLYERAFSDLEMGYACTVGLVLFLGIFVLSIINLKLAELRGTPL, from the coding sequence ATGCTGCAATCTGTCTGGGTCGCGATGGGCAAAGGCGCACACCGGGCGATGCCCCGGCTGACGCCCTACTTGTTTGTGCTACCTGCCTTGGCAGTGATGACCCTAGTGTTTTTCTGGCCCTTGCTGCAGGCGTTTTATCTGAGTCTGACCCGCTACGACATCATCACGCCGCCTGAGTGGGTGGGGCTAGAGAACTTTGTTCGACTGTGGCACGACCAGGCATTTTGGAAGGCCCTGTTGAATACCGTGCTGTTCCTAGTCTGTGTGGTGCCGGTGCTGGTGGCGTTGCCCCTAGTTCTGGCGATTCTAGTCAACCAAAAGTTGCGGGGGGTGCGTTGGTTTCGGGCAGCCTACTATGTGCCGGTGGTGATCTCAATGGTGGTAGCAGGTATTGCCTGGAAGTGGCTTTACTCTGAGAATGGGCTGCTGAATCAAGGCTTGCAGTCTTTGAGCTTGCCGACGGTGCCCTGGCTTACCAGTCCAGATATCGCTCTATTTAGCGTCATGGCGGTAACCATCTGGAAGGGGCTGGGTTACTACATGGTGATTTACCTAGCGGGCCTCCAGGGCATTCCTCAGGATCTCTATGAAGCTGCCAGTATCGATGGCTCCGAGGGCGTTCAGCAACATTGGGACATTACTGTTCCATTGATGAAGCCTTATCTGCTACTGGTGGGCGTAATTTCTTCGATTTCCGCGCTAAAAGTCTTTGAAGAAGTCTACGTGATGACGCGAGGCGGCCCACTGAATAGTTCTAAGACTATTGTTTACTACCTCTATGAGCGAGCCTTTTCTGACTTAGAAATGGGCTATGCCTGCACAGTTGGCCTAGTTTTATTCCTGGGCATTTTTGTGCTGTCTATCATTAACCTGAAGCTGGCAGAACTGCGCGGTACACCACTTTAG
- the nblS gene encoding two-component system sensor histidine kinase NblS, which produces MLELLRQLGEIFKRWWSDFTLQTRLMAAATLAVSLVMSGLTFWAVNNIQSDARLNDTRFGQDLGLLMAANVAPLIAEDNRTEIARLSQKFYNSTTSIRYMLYADPDGEIYYGIPFSESEVKNSLTIRRRIQLPEGKHPTSDHPLVRQHLTPDGEVTDVFVGLYHEKQELGILALGINPNPTVVTSSNLTRDVTIAVFVSIWVMVILGAVFNALQITQPIKELVAGVKNIAAGNFKQRVDLPFGGELGELISSFNEMAERLERYEEQNVEEMTAQKAKLETLVSTIADGAVLLDAELRVVLINPAALRIFNWETNPPMGGNVLQSLPDKLRAELTRPLAQMVNGEREGGEFRVVLQEASDRSDRTVRVLLNTVFDQRRESLKGITMTVQDISREVELNDAKSQFISNVSHELRTPLFNIKSFIETLQEYGPELSEVERLEFLDTANRETDRLTRLVNDVLDLSRLESGRQYQLDAVYIAQPVEQTLRTYQLNARDKGIELISEIEPDLPPVWGNYDLLLQVFANLVGNAVKFTPAGGKVKIHAYCFHQPVCNLKEAEGALPAEIEASAEEHSWPVHVRPGVVRIEVSDTGIGIAPEDQTRIFERFFRVENRVHTLEGTGLGLSIVHNIIEKHHSKIHISSEVGSGTTFWFDLSVFQEQSTVALPELVLPELEPVSEFLA; this is translated from the coding sequence TTGCTGGAACTGCTCAGGCAACTTGGTGAGATCTTTAAGCGTTGGTGGTCAGACTTCACGCTTCAAACCCGCTTGATGGCAGCGGCGACCCTCGCTGTGTCGCTGGTGATGAGCGGTTTGACCTTTTGGGCGGTCAATAATATTCAGAGCGATGCCCGCCTGAACGATACTCGTTTCGGTCAGGATTTAGGGCTGCTAATGGCGGCCAATGTGGCCCCTTTAATTGCTGAGGATAACCGCACTGAGATTGCCCGTTTATCCCAGAAGTTTTACAACAGCACAACCAGTATCCGCTACATGCTCTATGCGGATCCAGATGGTGAGATCTACTACGGCATTCCCTTCTCAGAGTCGGAGGTCAAGAACTCACTTACGATTCGGCGTCGGATTCAGTTGCCGGAGGGCAAACATCCAACCTCAGATCATCCTCTAGTACGTCAACATCTAACTCCAGACGGCGAGGTGACTGATGTATTCGTGGGACTTTACCACGAGAAGCAAGAGCTAGGTATCTTAGCCCTAGGCATTAACCCAAACCCTACGGTCGTCACCTCTTCGAACTTGACTCGGGACGTGACGATTGCTGTGTTTGTCTCGATTTGGGTGATGGTGATTTTGGGCGCGGTATTCAATGCGCTTCAGATCACGCAGCCTATTAAGGAGCTGGTCGCTGGGGTCAAAAACATTGCTGCTGGCAACTTTAAGCAACGAGTAGACTTGCCTTTTGGCGGTGAGTTGGGTGAGTTGATCTCCAGCTTCAATGAGATGGCCGAGCGGCTAGAGCGCTACGAAGAGCAGAACGTCGAAGAGATGACGGCTCAGAAGGCCAAGCTAGAAACTCTGGTTTCCACAATTGCGGATGGTGCTGTCCTGCTGGATGCCGAACTCCGGGTTGTGCTGATCAACCCGGCTGCGCTGCGCATCTTCAACTGGGAGACCAATCCGCCCATGGGCGGCAACGTCTTGCAGTCCCTACCGGACAAGCTACGCGCTGAGCTAACTCGCCCTCTTGCCCAAATGGTTAATGGTGAGCGAGAAGGCGGAGAGTTCCGTGTGGTCTTGCAGGAAGCCTCTGACCGCTCTGATCGCACGGTACGAGTCCTGCTCAATACAGTCTTTGACCAAAGGCGCGAGAGCCTTAAGGGCATCACGATGACGGTGCAGGACATCAGCCGGGAAGTTGAGCTGAATGATGCCAAGAGCCAGTTCATCAGCAATGTCTCGCATGAACTGCGCACGCCCTTGTTCAATATCAAGTCGTTCATTGAGACGCTACAGGAATACGGCCCCGAGCTCAGCGAGGTCGAGCGATTAGAGTTTCTAGATACTGCCAATCGGGAAACAGATCGGCTGACGCGGTTGGTCAATGATGTTCTGGATCTATCGCGTCTGGAATCAGGACGGCAGTATCAACTGGATGCTGTTTATATTGCGCAACCGGTTGAACAAACGCTGCGCACCTATCAGCTCAATGCTCGCGACAAGGGCATCGAGCTGATCTCGGAAATCGAACCCGATCTGCCGCCGGTTTGGGGCAACTACGACCTGCTTCTGCAAGTGTTTGCCAATCTGGTAGGCAACGCGGTGAAGTTCACACCGGCTGGTGGCAAGGTCAAAATTCACGCCTACTGCTTCCACCAGCCAGTCTGTAACCTCAAAGAAGCGGAAGGTGCTCTGCCAGCTGAGATTGAAGCATCGGCAGAGGAGCACTCGTGGCCAGTACATGTGCGACCAGGAGTGGTCCGTATTGAAGTCTCAGACACCGGGATTGGCATTGCGCCTGAAGATCAGACCCGCATCTTCGAGCGATTTTTCCGAGTTGAGAATCGGGTTCATACCCTAGAGGGTACGGGCCTAGGGCTTTCGATTGTTCACAACATCATTGAGAAGCACCACAGCAAGATTCACATCAGCAGTGAAGTTGGCAGTGGCACCACGTTCTGGTTTGACCTCAGTGTGTTTCAAGAGCAATCAACCGTTGCTCTACCGGAGTTAGTGCTGCCGGAATTAGAGCCGGTTTCAGAGTTCTTGGCTTGA
- a CDS encoding GAF domain-containing protein, protein MAQPSLFSPGMVQHKESSASEKQLVALGKTLQTLREAESADILVAAVLDYLQAYFDYALVWIGLYDRVDHRLFGKGGTSPSPDQSFLRQKILLKPGDILEQIVVQQRPYGIPDLREESRAGIWQKAAQRFNIQGALLFPIRHRDRCFGVALLGSHLWGVSPRSEEKARLAMVLSSLGAALYQIETDWQRQQVKRPDQPLLTLLHKLRSLPTLAQRLEEVVEQTHLFVAPSRTNVYWFERERRYFWRRVGNRQKAGTVYGVVADLYSASNGIMVQEVNTFYQSLVADQMVAVSEAQSSLRSDVTNRLMQHLKARSLLAAPIIFQNELLGFLSVEGNEARLWEEEEKNFVRGAAQLIALTAPLEEMEENVQRIRTDQALMAGVARSIYSDTDWKAALKTSAEALCARLKAERFLVLLHDRDSGTFEICYQSQPNNRRPVTSPLATLNEVDWQMLERATEPIAIENLEDDLKLLAWRNAFLELGVHSLLVSSTSLGHQLEGLLLIAHEASRTWNGSERSIVQAVAQQVGLILHQWQLQKQADQQQRMHASIQWGITSMQQAATIDRLENMAVQHIAQVLQVPLAALATWTPGRRGGRLSATACTSDKFSLNAEMVLPVHTDPLLQWALQTDGLLPLNVNDLPAETRQWMCGREIGQILVMALRTARDHEPSGVLIVADRQGRKWPERYLNAFAMLVNQLAWCRRHLLLQERTRQQCQELERLNWYKQRRIEDIYRSINSGIRKIADVINQKDALGAMRLQQSLRYLQGSVMPLTRIIKQEQWHLRTAQETAPLAGLLKRTLERVDEIIKQRQLWSQVHNQANASAVLGGDIDKIELISYELMLAACTRAKVGGRIDIWCRPIDDRWLEISITDNGEIEPQLLKDLEDGRSSDLLAPSTLDRPPGLHLAICQALMQQAGGELTIAKLEDERILSRLVLPLAAP, encoded by the coding sequence ATGGCTCAGCCATCTCTATTTTCCCCAGGCATGGTCCAGCACAAAGAATCGAGTGCATCTGAAAAGCAACTGGTTGCTCTGGGGAAGACACTACAGACTCTCCGGGAAGCTGAGAGTGCCGATATTTTGGTAGCGGCAGTGCTCGACTACCTCCAAGCTTATTTCGACTATGCTCTGGTTTGGATTGGCCTTTACGACCGGGTTGATCACCGCCTGTTTGGTAAAGGAGGCACCTCGCCGAGTCCTGACCAGTCTTTCTTGCGCCAAAAGATTCTGCTCAAACCCGGCGATATCTTAGAGCAGATTGTGGTGCAGCAGCGCCCCTATGGAATTCCTGATCTCCGCGAGGAAAGCCGGGCAGGCATTTGGCAGAAAGCAGCTCAACGCTTCAACATCCAGGGTGCGCTCTTATTCCCGATTCGCCATCGAGACCGCTGCTTTGGTGTGGCCTTGCTGGGTTCCCATCTTTGGGGTGTCTCGCCTCGTTCAGAAGAAAAAGCCCGCCTAGCGATGGTGTTGAGTAGTTTAGGGGCTGCTCTCTACCAGATTGAGACGGATTGGCAGCGCCAACAAGTTAAGCGCCCCGATCAGCCCCTTCTGACTCTGCTGCACAAGTTGCGCTCGCTGCCTACCCTAGCTCAACGCCTGGAAGAAGTGGTAGAGCAGACTCATTTGTTCGTTGCCCCTTCACGCACCAACGTCTACTGGTTTGAGCGCGAACGCCGCTACTTTTGGCGACGCGTAGGCAACCGACAGAAGGCCGGGACAGTCTATGGCGTTGTGGCAGACCTCTATTCTGCTTCCAACGGCATCATGGTGCAGGAGGTCAATACCTTCTACCAATCTTTGGTAGCGGACCAGATGGTTGCTGTAAGCGAAGCTCAGAGTTCGCTACGCTCTGACGTCACCAACCGTCTGATGCAGCACCTCAAAGCTCGCTCCTTGTTAGCGGCGCCGATTATCTTTCAGAACGAGCTACTAGGCTTTCTAAGCGTCGAAGGTAATGAAGCTCGTCTGTGGGAAGAGGAGGAGAAAAACTTTGTGCGAGGGGCGGCTCAACTGATTGCGCTAACGGCCCCACTCGAAGAGATGGAAGAGAATGTCCAGCGCATTCGCACTGATCAGGCCCTAATGGCGGGGGTGGCCCGTTCGATCTACAGCGATACAGATTGGAAAGCGGCTCTAAAAACCTCGGCAGAAGCGCTGTGTGCTCGTCTGAAAGCAGAACGTTTCCTGGTGCTGCTGCATGACCGCGATTCTGGCACCTTCGAAATCTGCTACCAGAGCCAACCCAATAACCGTCGGCCAGTCACCAGCCCGTTGGCCACACTGAACGAAGTGGACTGGCAGATGTTGGAACGGGCAACCGAACCGATCGCCATCGAGAATCTCGAAGATGATCTCAAACTGCTAGCCTGGCGCAATGCCTTTCTAGAGTTGGGAGTGCACTCGCTGTTAGTCAGCAGCACTTCGCTCGGACATCAACTAGAAGGCCTGTTGTTAATCGCTCACGAGGCCAGCCGAACCTGGAATGGCTCGGAGCGCTCAATCGTGCAGGCCGTCGCCCAGCAGGTAGGCCTGATCCTGCACCAATGGCAATTGCAGAAGCAAGCAGATCAGCAGCAGCGTATGCATGCCAGCATCCAGTGGGGCATTACCTCCATGCAGCAGGCTGCCACGATCGATCGCCTGGAAAATATGGCCGTCCAGCATATTGCTCAAGTATTGCAGGTGCCTTTGGCAGCCTTAGCCACCTGGACGCCAGGGCGACGCGGTGGTCGCCTGAGTGCCACGGCCTGCACCAGCGACAAGTTCTCGCTCAACGCAGAGATGGTATTGCCCGTGCACACGGACCCACTGCTACAGTGGGCGCTGCAAACCGATGGTCTATTGCCCTTGAACGTCAACGACCTGCCTGCCGAAACCCGCCAGTGGATGTGTGGTCGGGAGATCGGTCAGATCTTGGTGATGGCTCTGCGTACTGCCCGAGACCACGAACCCTCTGGTGTACTGATCGTAGCCGACCGGCAGGGGCGCAAGTGGCCAGAGCGCTACCTGAACGCCTTTGCCATGCTGGTGAATCAGTTGGCCTGGTGCCGTCGCCATTTGCTGCTGCAAGAGCGAACGCGCCAACAGTGTCAAGAGCTAGAGCGCCTGAACTGGTACAAGCAGCGCCGGATTGAAGACATTTACCGCTCAATCAACTCGGGCATTCGCAAGATTGCCGATGTGATCAACCAGAAGGATGCATTGGGGGCGATGCGTCTGCAGCAGTCTCTGCGCTATCTCCAAGGCTCGGTAATGCCGCTAACCCGCATCATTAAGCAGGAACAGTGGCATCTGCGTACCGCCCAAGAGACGGCTCCCCTAGCCGGTTTGTTGAAGCGAACTCTGGAGCGAGTAGACGAGATAATCAAACAGCGCCAGCTTTGGTCACAAGTTCATAACCAGGCCAATGCCAGTGCCGTCCTCGGAGGTGATATCGACAAGATCGAGCTGATCAGCTACGAGCTAATGCTGGCAGCCTGTACCCGTGCCAAAGTGGGAGGCCGCATCGATATCTGGTGCCGCCCAATCGACGATCGTTGGCTAGAAATCTCGATCACCGATAATGGTGAGATTGAGCCTCAACTGCTTAAAGACCTTGAGGATGGCCGTTCTAGCGATTTGCTGGCGCCCTCGACCCTAGACCGTCCTCCGGGTCTGCACTTGGCGATTTGCCAAGCGCTGATGCAACAGGCTGGCGGCGAGTTGACGATTGCCAAGTTGGAGGATGAACGGATCCTGAGCCGTCTGGTACTGCCTCTGGCAGCACCGTAA
- a CDS encoding quinone-dependent dihydroorotate dehydrogenase codes for MNLDLYQSGLRPLLFDLLRTDPERAYQHLITFCAWAGSERGSWIRKAARQVFNLEDTRLEQHLWGLSFANPVGLAAGFDKDALGVDFWPSLGFGFAEVGTLTYHAQVGNAKPRLFRLPQDQAALNRMGFNNSGAAVAAKRLQAVQRKIPLGINLGKSKVTPLAAAAADYRASFELLRELGDYFVINVSSPNTPGLRTLQSPEALGEILEAVQTANLGHKPLLVKIAPDLEFEAIAEVLSLCERYQLAGIIATNTTISRDGLNTQVLPETGQPVAAELGGLSGAPLRARSTEVIHFIYQQTSGKLPIIGVGGLFTGEDAWDKIVAGASLVQVYTGWFYEGPSMVQRILKTLLQKLESHGFQELSEAVGLAHKKM; via the coding sequence TTGAACTTAGATCTCTACCAAAGCGGCTTACGCCCTCTGTTATTTGACCTACTACGAACTGATCCAGAGCGAGCTTATCAGCATTTGATTACCTTCTGTGCCTGGGCTGGCAGTGAGCGAGGAAGCTGGATTCGTAAGGCAGCAAGACAAGTATTCAACCTTGAGGATACGCGTTTAGAGCAGCACCTATGGGGATTGTCTTTTGCTAACCCTGTAGGCTTAGCCGCAGGGTTTGACAAAGACGCCTTAGGAGTAGACTTCTGGCCGAGCTTAGGATTTGGCTTTGCGGAGGTGGGCACCCTGACTTATCACGCACAGGTCGGCAATGCTAAGCCTCGTCTGTTTCGTCTGCCACAAGATCAGGCTGCCCTCAATCGCATGGGCTTTAACAATTCGGGAGCCGCGGTGGCCGCAAAGCGACTCCAGGCAGTTCAACGCAAAATTCCTTTGGGCATTAATTTGGGCAAGTCTAAGGTGACCCCTCTGGCAGCAGCGGCAGCTGACTACCGGGCCAGTTTTGAACTGCTACGGGAGTTGGGGGATTACTTCGTTATTAATGTCAGCTCTCCCAACACGCCAGGATTGCGCACATTGCAGTCCCCCGAGGCTTTAGGCGAAATCTTAGAGGCTGTGCAAACAGCCAACTTGGGCCATAAGCCCCTGCTCGTCAAAATCGCACCGGATCTGGAGTTTGAAGCGATTGCAGAGGTGCTGAGTTTGTGTGAGCGTTACCAACTGGCAGGCATTATCGCAACCAATACCACGATCTCGCGTGACGGCCTCAACACGCAGGTTTTGCCAGAGACTGGTCAGCCAGTTGCGGCAGAATTAGGCGGTCTCAGTGGTGCACCTTTGCGGGCCCGATCTACTGAGGTCATCCACTTTATTTATCAGCAGACTAGCGGCAAACTGCCCATTATTGGCGTGGGCGGTCTTTTCACAGGCGAGGATGCCTGGGACAAGATTGTGGCCGGAGCGTCTCTGGTTCAGGTCTACACGGGTTGGTTTTACGAAGGTCCTTCAATGGTGCAGCGCATCCTGAAAACGCTGCTCCAGAAACTAGAAAGCCACGGTTTCCAAGAGCTTAGTGAAGCGGTAGGACTGGCTCACAAAAAAATGTAG
- the psbA gene encoding photosystem II q(b) protein: MTTTLDRRSNASAWDQFCAWITSTDNRIYVGWFGVIMIPCLLAATTCFIIAFIAAPPVDIDGIREPVAGSLIYGNNIISGAVVPSSNAIGLHFYPVWEAASLDEWLYNGGPYQLIVFHFLIGAACYMGRQWELSYRLGMRPWICVAYSAPLASAAAVFLVYPIGQGSFSDGMPLGISGTFNFMFVFQAEHNILMHPFHMLGVAGVFGGSLFSAMHGSLVTSSLIRETTENESQNAGYKFGQEEETYNIVAAHGYFGRLIFQYASFNNSRSLHFFLGAWPVVCIWFTALGISTMAFNLNGFNFNQSVLDSTGRVVPTWADVLNRANLGMEVMHERNAHNFPLDLASGDAIPVPMTAPAIYS, from the coding sequence ATGACCACTACCCTCGACCGCCGCAGTAATGCGAGTGCGTGGGATCAGTTCTGCGCATGGATTACGAGTACCGATAACCGCATCTATGTCGGTTGGTTCGGCGTAATCATGATTCCTTGCTTACTGGCTGCCACCACCTGTTTCATTATCGCCTTTATCGCTGCTCCACCCGTTGATATCGACGGCATTCGGGAGCCTGTTGCCGGTAGCCTCATCTACGGCAACAACATCATTTCTGGTGCTGTGGTTCCATCTTCCAATGCTATTGGCTTGCACTTCTACCCCGTTTGGGAAGCTGCCTCTTTAGATGAGTGGCTGTACAACGGCGGTCCTTACCAGCTGATTGTGTTCCACTTCCTGATCGGCGCAGCTTGCTACATGGGCCGTCAGTGGGAACTAAGCTACCGCTTAGGCATGCGTCCCTGGATTTGTGTGGCTTACTCCGCACCTCTGGCCTCTGCTGCGGCAGTGTTTTTGGTTTATCCCATCGGTCAAGGTTCGTTTTCTGACGGCATGCCCCTGGGCATCAGTGGCACGTTCAACTTCATGTTCGTGTTCCAAGCGGAGCACAACATCCTGATGCACCCCTTCCACATGCTGGGGGTAGCAGGTGTGTTCGGCGGCTCTCTGTTCAGTGCGATGCACGGCTCGCTGGTGACCTCCAGCTTGATTCGTGAGACGACGGAGAACGAGTCGCAGAATGCGGGATACAAGTTCGGTCAGGAAGAAGAGACCTACAACATCGTTGCGGCGCACGGCTACTTCGGCCGGTTGATCTTCCAATACGCGTCGTTCAACAACTCTCGCTCCTTGCACTTCTTCTTGGGTGCCTGGCCAGTTGTTTGCATCTGGTTCACCGCCTTGGGCATCAGCACGATGGCGTTCAACCTGAACGGGTTCAACTTCAACCAGTCGGTGTTGGACAGCACGGGCCGGGTGGTGCCGACCTGGGCAGACGTGTTGAACCGGGCGAACCTGGGGATGGAAGTGATGCACGAGCGTAATGCTCATAACTTCCCCTTAGATTTAGCCTCAGGAGATGCGATCCCTGTGCCAATGACTGCACCCGCAATCTACAGCTAA
- a CDS encoding TldD/PmbA family protein, translating to MSSLLTNLQAQDLRSQLTELIARYRSRVDFLLIRLEEAEGTDILLRGSQIETLSEGLSLGGQVRACYKGGWGFASFNQLSSLAERIEEAVSAARLVGAEETLLAPVVPVQDTRILTLTGTDPRQVPLERKKALCQHYAELLRSGSDQIATTTVRYGDSSQRVLIATSEGSLIEQAWTDLEMRFAATARSGDVVQTGRETVGSRKAYEDLEGLEETVQTAAQRAVTALSLPSVKGGTYPVVIDPVLSGLFVHEAFGHLSEADMAYENPDLLEVMSLGRRFGPENLQIFDGALPEGHRGSYFYDDEGTPATTTQLIEDGVLVGRLHSRETAGKLGEEPTGNARCLDYHFSPIVRMTNTWIERGDTPVDQLMSGIDEGVYARNWQGGMTNGEMFTFTAGEAWMIRGGKLAEPVRDVTLSGNVFQTLADIEAIGDDFWWDESGGCGKGGQNGLPVGCGGPSLRINNVVVGGEALDE from the coding sequence ATGTCCTCCCTGCTTACTAATCTTCAGGCTCAAGATCTCCGTAGCCAGTTGACTGAGCTGATTGCACGCTACCGCTCTCGTGTAGATTTTCTGTTGATTCGCCTGGAGGAAGCAGAGGGCACTGACATCCTGCTGCGAGGCAGCCAAATCGAGACTTTGAGTGAGGGGCTTTCCCTCGGTGGTCAGGTCCGGGCTTGTTATAAGGGGGGCTGGGGCTTCGCTAGCTTCAACCAACTGTCCAGTTTGGCAGAGCGGATCGAAGAAGCGGTCAGTGCGGCCCGATTGGTCGGTGCAGAAGAAACCCTGCTCGCTCCTGTCGTGCCAGTTCAAGACACCCGCATCCTGACCTTGACCGGTACCGATCCCCGTCAGGTGCCACTAGAACGCAAAAAAGCCCTGTGCCAGCACTATGCCGAACTGCTGCGCTCGGGTTCTGACCAGATTGCGACTACAACCGTTCGCTACGGAGACAGCAGTCAGCGCGTCCTAATTGCAACCTCCGAAGGCAGTCTCATTGAGCAAGCCTGGACCGATCTAGAGATGCGCTTTGCCGCAACCGCTCGCTCTGGAGACGTTGTGCAAACGGGGCGCGAAACGGTTGGTTCCCGCAAGGCCTACGAGGATCTCGAAGGGCTGGAGGAGACCGTGCAAACTGCAGCTCAACGGGCTGTCACTGCTCTCTCGCTGCCTTCGGTCAAAGGCGGCACTTATCCAGTCGTGATCGATCCGGTTCTAAGTGGTCTATTCGTGCACGAAGCCTTCGGTCACTTGTCCGAGGCCGATATGGCTTATGAAAACCCAGATTTGTTAGAGGTGATGAGCCTAGGCCGACGCTTCGGTCCAGAGAATTTGCAGATTTTTGATGGGGCCCTGCCAGAAGGCCATCGAGGCAGCTACTTCTACGACGACGAAGGGACCCCTGCCACCACCACCCAGCTGATTGAGGATGGCGTTCTGGTGGGCCGTCTGCATTCGCGTGAGACTGCTGGCAAATTGGGTGAGGAGCCCACTGGCAACGCTCGCTGTCTGGATTACCACTTTTCGCCGATCGTGCGTATGACCAATACCTGGATTGAGCGTGGCGATACTCCAGTTGACCAGCTGATGTCTGGAATTGATGAGGGCGTCTACGCCCGAAATTGGCAGGGTGGTATGACCAATGGTGAAATGTTCACCTTCACGGCCGGTGAAGCCTGGATGATTCGGGGTGGCAAATTAGCTGAGCCGGTGCGGGACGTCACCCTCTCTGGAAATGTGTTTCAAACCCTAGCGGACATTGAAGCCATTGGTGACGATTTCTGGTGGGATGAGTCAGGCGGCTGTGGCAAGGGCGGCCAGAATGGCTTGCCAGTGGGCTGCGGCGGTCCTAGCCTGCGCATCAACAACGTTGTAGTGGGTGGCGAAGCCCTCGATGAATGA